The DNA region TTTGCCGTCCAACGCTATTAATACCAGGAAGAATGGGCAATCGGTAGGATAATAAGGTGATTGCACTCGCTAAAATAGAAGCTGTAATCCCTACTCTGGCGGGAATATCTAGCCACCAAGCGATTAAAATCACGTTACCAGTGCCAATATGAACTATCTTCCGCACGATTTCTGGCTTATCGGCAAAGCGGTTTACTACCCCTGCAATCAGAAGGATGAGTAACACCCAAATTGCAGCTATCGCAATTTGCAGCCATAAAACCGGAATTGAGGTGAAGTCAGAAAATGTAATTAACAAAGATACGACAAAATGAAAATTTTTACCCCTGTTACTAATTTATAAGATTTGGGTAGCTGCAATGAAATTATTATTTATTTGGCTGATTCGGGGCTACCGAATGTTTATCTCGCCGTTGTTTCTCCCGACTTGTCGCTTTCAACCAACTTGTTCGATGTATGCTATTGAAGCTATTGAACGGTTTGGAGTGTTGCGTGGTAGCTGGATGGCAACTCGGCGGATTTTGCGCTGTCATCCGTTTCATCCAGGTGGTTACGATCCAGTGCCAGAGGTGGTGGAAAAGGTGAAGGAGGAGTAGTTTATAGAATTGGGGCATTGGGCATTGGGCATTGGGCATTGGGAGAATACCTGTCCTATATGTCTATGCTGCAAGTGTGCGAATGAAGGTTCATCCCACCGCTAGAAGGGGGGTGTAGGTGGGTATAGGTATTTGGGGAGATGTCAACAGATGAGGTTGTCATCTAGCGTGGGAAGGTTGAATAATTTAATTTAGATTTATCATGCTTAATCTTACTGCGATTTCTATACCAGAACCACAAATTCCTACTCCTGGCCCGAGTCCGCTACCTAGCCCCAATCCTGAGCCGAATCCGCTACCTAGTCCTGAACCTGTACCGGGGCCAGCGATTCCTCAACCGTTACCTGGGCCTGTACCAGAACCAGTACCTGCTCCCATTCCTCAGACGGTTCCAGGGCCAATTCCCCAAACCATACCGGAACCTGTTTAGATTAACTTGGTAATATAATCCAAAATCTCAAATCTAAAATCCAAAATGCTAAGAGCCGGAATTGTCGGACTTCCCAACGTCGGAAAATCTACTTTATTTAATGCTGTAGTTGCTAATGCTAAAGCAGAAGCAGCTAACTTCCCTTTTTGCACGATTGAACCGAATGTCGGCGTTGTCGCAGTACCGGATGAACGGTTAAATGTTCTTGCTAAGATTGCTAGTTCAGCACAAATTATCCCGGCGCGGGTTGAATTTGTGGATATTGCCGGTTTAGTTAAAGGCGCAAGTCAGGGTGAGGGACTAGGGAATCAATTCCTGTCCCACATCCGGGAAGTTGATGCGATCGTCCATGTGGTACGTTGTTTTGAGAATGACGATATTATCCACGTTGCTGGTTCTGTTGATCCAGCGCGAGATATTGAAATCATTAATATAGAATTGGGTTTATCAGATTTAGCACAAATTGAGCGCCGAATTGACCGCACTCGTAAACTAGCTCGTACCAGCAAAGATGCACAGTTTGAAATCACAGTTTTAGAAAAATTAGCGGCGGCTTTAAATGAAGGTAAATCGGTGCGTCAGGTAAGCTTGAATGAAGAAGAAGCAGTAATTATTAAAGGATTAGAACTGCTTACTTATAAACCGATTATCTACGCTGCGAATGTCTCTGAGGATGAGTTAGCGACTGGTAATCATTTTGTGGAAACAGTGCGGCAAATTGCTGCAACAGAAAATGCCCAAGTTGTGATAGTTTCGGCTCAAGTTGAAGCTGAATTAGTGGAATTACCAGAGGAAGATAAAGCTGATTTCCTGGCGTCTTTAGGTGTGGAAGAAGGCGGTTTGAAATCATTGATTCGGGCAACTTACACGCTTTTAGGCTTACGGACATATTTCACTTGTGGCCCTAAAGAAACCCGCGCTTGGACAATTAATGCGGGAATGTCTGCACCTCAAGCTGCTGGTGTAATCCACAGTGATTTTGAGCGGGGATTTATTCGCGCCGAAACTGTTGCTTATAAAGATTTAGTAACAACTGGTTCGATGAATGCTGCGAAGGAAAAAGGGTTGGTTCGCAGTGAAGGGAAAGAGTATGTTGTGCAAGAAGGAGATGTAATGTTGTTCCGATTTAATGTGTAGGGGTAATTAATAAGTGGCCGTTATCGATAAGATAATGGTCAACCTACACTAAATTGCGATCGCACCAATAATATTGACAAAATCCTATATATATGTATCATAGTGTCGAAAATGAACCAGCAATCAGTTCGATTTTTTAACCAAGCTCTCAAGT from Nostoc commune NIES-4072 includes:
- the yidD gene encoding membrane protein insertion efficiency factor YidD; protein product: MKLLFIWLIRGYRMFISPLFLPTCRFQPTCSMYAIEAIERFGVLRGSWMATRRILRCHPFHPGGYDPVPEVVEKVKEE
- the ychF gene encoding redox-regulated ATPase YchF; the protein is MLRAGIVGLPNVGKSTLFNAVVANAKAEAANFPFCTIEPNVGVVAVPDERLNVLAKIASSAQIIPARVEFVDIAGLVKGASQGEGLGNQFLSHIREVDAIVHVVRCFENDDIIHVAGSVDPARDIEIINIELGLSDLAQIERRIDRTRKLARTSKDAQFEITVLEKLAAALNEGKSVRQVSLNEEEAVIIKGLELLTYKPIIYAANVSEDELATGNHFVETVRQIAATENAQVVIVSAQVEAELVELPEEDKADFLASLGVEEGGLKSLIRATYTLLGLRTYFTCGPKETRAWTINAGMSAPQAAGVIHSDFERGFIRAETVAYKDLVTTGSMNAAKEKGLVRSEGKEYVVQEGDVMLFRFNV